The following coding sequences lie in one Syngnathoides biaculeatus isolate LvHL_M chromosome 16, ASM1980259v1, whole genome shotgun sequence genomic window:
- the LOC133514142 gene encoding charged multivesicular body protein 6-like — MGNVFGGKSRPSRVTEQDKAVLQLKQQRDKLKQYQKRITNQLDKERLLAKQLLKDGRKEKALLLLKKKRYQDQLLDKTENQIANLERMVQDIEFMQIEMKVVEGLKAGNDCLKRMHQMMSIEDVERILDETLESIEYQKEIDEMLAGALTQEDEDAVLAELELITQGEDFALPKVPTEALPDVPEEASAEPDRRRDKNLDREMLPA; from the exons ATGGGAAACGTGTTTGGGGGAAAGAGTCGACCCTCGCGCGTGACGGAACAAGACAAAGCCGTCCTG CAATTGAAGCAGCAGAGAGATAAACTGAAGCAGTACCAAAAGAGGATCACCAACCAGCTGGACAAAGAGAGACTGCTGGCCAAGCAGCTGCTGAAGGATGGCAGAAAAGA AAAGGCCCTCCTGCTCCTGAAGAAGAAGCGCTATCAGGATCAGCTGCTCGACAAGACTGAAAATCAGATCGCAAACCTTGAGCGAATG GTCCAAGACATCGAGTTCATGCAAATTGAGATGAAAGTCGTCGAGGGGCTGAAAGCGGGCAACGACTGTCTGAAGCGGATGCACCAG ATGATGTCAATCGAAGATGTGGAGCGGATCCTTGACGAGACCCTCGAATCGATTGAGTACCAaaag GAAATCGATGAAATGTTGGCCGGAGCGCTGACGCAGGAGGACGAGGACGCCGTTTTGGCTGAGCTGGAACTCATAACTCAG GGAGAAGATTTCGCACTACCAAAGGTTCCAACAGAAGCGCTACCAGACGTCCCAGAAGAAGCCAGCGCAGAACCTGACCGAAGACGGGACAAGAACCTGGACCGGGAGATGCTGCCAGCTTAA